The Brassica napus cultivar Da-Ae chromosome C1, Da-Ae, whole genome shotgun sequence DNA segment TGTTGTTGGAATGGTCTGACAATAGGATCTGAGTAAgcaattaaataaaacaatttaccTTTGTGAAATAACGTTCGACTTTATCAAGAAGTTGATTCAAAGGAGGTTCTATCTTCCAGTTCTGTAGCTCGGTGATCATTCCGTGCAGCTTCGAGAACAATGCAGCAGCCATTCTTATTGCTTCGAGTTTCTTCTGTGGAAACCCTTCACAGCGCGCAAGAACCTaaagttttaaaacatatatctcACAATCAAGaatcacaaaaagaaaaaacagaggAGACAGAAAATGATGGTAATAAGATGTTTCAGATTTTGCTAACCTGTGTCTCATCAGTTAGCTTTTCAAGAATTGATTCAACACGGCTGTGAAAGCTAAGAAGCTCAGTCATGTCTTTAGTCTTAAACTTAGTGATCTCAATCTTCAACTCATTGATTGATTTCATGTATTTAGCAACATCTTCTTGTATTTGCTGGAAATAAGCAGACTTCTTTGTGATCTCAGCAAGAGCATCAGCCATTCCTTGCTTTCCACCGGCAGGGGCGCTTCCAACTCCGGCTTTTCGTCCGCTTCCGCCTCCTGTCCTCGCCTCAGGATCACGACCTTCTACTTTCCCTTTAAGGATTCTGTAAAGGTTCCCTAACTGGGTTGACCTTTTTAGTTTTGTAGCTGCTTTCTTGGGCCGCAAGCTTCTTGCTGCTCCTGGTGGTGGCGGTGGACAAGCCGCTCCGCTCAACACACCCATTCGAGGCGGTGGTGGAGGCGGTGCTGGTCCATTAGCTTGAGGCATGAGAGGTGGTGTTGGCAGTGGTCCACTAACTACTCTATTAGTTGTAGGCattggaggtggtggtggtgctcTGTTTTTCATGggtggaggaggtggtggtAGTCGTGCCGCTGCAGTCCCTGGAAGTGGTGCCAGAGGTGGAGGTGGAGGCGGTGGTGGCGGAGGAGGTGGCATTGGTAATATGCTCACATTATCAGCCTTTGCAATCAGTGGTCGCaacggaggaggaggtggtggtggggGTGGTTGAGATGGTAAAGAATCCAAATATGCAGTATTTGTAGTGGAtagaggaggagaaggaggtgGTGGCAAAGATTCCGGCAAGAATGCAGATTTGTCTGAAACATTGAGTTTGGATTCAGATGCTGAATCAAGTGTCGTGATTGTATCTTCTTGCTCATCACGAACAACAGTTTCTTCTTTCTCCATATTCACATCATTGGTCTTCAGCTTGTTCTGTTCAACAACATTAATTTCATCTTctaaattgctttgatctggttcCTGAGCCTCTTTCTGTGACATAATGTGAATAGCGAGTCGCTTAACATCGACAGGACTAAGCTTCTCAAGTGCTTGGACTCTCATATTCCACAGAAGATGTGATGCAGAGTTTGCAAAGTCTCCTCCCTTTCCCAGCGAACCCATCACCGGTTCTGGAAGAACTGATCTTGGCGTGATTGGTGACCCGCAAAACGAGCTTCTGCTATCAGAGAATGATTCACATGGAGATAAAACTCGACTGCTCAGTGTTTTAGCAGTCCGTGGACTGATcaaatctttcttctcttcttccttttcatCAATCTCCATCTTATCAAACCTCTCTTTCGACATCTTGATCAGTCCATCTAATGCTGCTAACACCTTTTCCACTGCAAAGGAAAtggtatttttaattttaaaaaaaaaaatagaggttTAAATTCAAGATGGTGAGCTGACTTTTGCGTGAAGGTAAATGCTACCTAGTCGATCGGACTGATTCTTTCCCACACTGCTACTCCAATACTTAGATTTAGCTATCCATTCGGAGTTATCGATCCATGAATCTCCCATGGATTTCAAAGCATTTAAGAAATGGTCAAGAACCTTGGGAGAAACCATTAGATCAGATTCAAGGTATATGAACCTAGGACAGAGATACATATATACAAGCTCATGTTTTGAATACCTTATCGACATTTGCGCGTCTTATTTCCGAAACAAGTGAGCTGTTGATGATCTCAGGACAAATATTCTGGAGATCTTTCATTGTATGCAACACCATCTACCCAACAAAACAAGCGAGTAAAAATAACATATGAAGGAAGGATTGATCAAGAAGGAAAACAAACTTTGTGGGTTTACACACATCGGTTATAGTAGGAGAGCCGTCGAGAGGAGGAAGATCAATGATATCTCTAAAGGTAATGATCTTCCTGCGAAGCTCGACCATAAGAATAAAGTTGCATGTCCATTTAGGCGAGCTACTAGTCTTGGGGCTCTTGGCTTCTCTAATAGAAGCATTCTTGAGGATGCCTATAGGCGACAAATTCGAAGATGTACGTCTTGATAATATTGATTTAGATGATCTAATCGGCATAGGTGACGAAGCGTTAGGTGATGACGATGGCTTAACATCCTGCTTGTTATTCTTGCTAGCTTTAGGCGAAGATTGGCTATTTACTGGCTGAAAATGTGATTCAGAAAAATTGTTAgaactttctttttgtttagaaaacatAGAAAGAAGGGTTGAACTTTGAaacttttcttatttaaaattttatgtagaCAGATTAAATGAACAAGGATACGTACAGCCTTCACGTCACAAAAAAATGCAGATTTTGTAATGATCTAACATGAACAAGGTGAAGGATTTTTGAGAATAATGGTGTCATTTTGTAAATAAAGTCATATCTGAACTCGAGGGACATGAAACTTATTAAAGCAAGACTTATGAaccatttaacaaaaaaaaaaaaaaaaagacttatgAACCATTTGAATGATTTCCTGAAAAACATGCAAGGGTTTTGTAGATATGAATAACTAAAATCAATCAAGAGAACTTCCCTAAAATAAACTCAATCAAGAAAATAAGAACAAGACCTGTAACTTGCTCGCTGATTTACGACCGAACAACATTTTTCAATATCGAAACAACCTCCGGCTGACTCATAACCTGCCGGTGACTCCAATTTTATAATTTCTTGTTTCACACCAAAATTATgttgaagatttcaaaaaaaaaaaagagaagaagattgtTTAAAGATTTATTCAAAGACTTATAGCTgaaaaattaatagaaaacaTCACAATCAGAGTCGTGCAGACCAAATCTAATTAGGGTTTGAGATTCAATTCAAGAGATGCTTTTGGCTGTGGGACTTACGGAACTTTCTCAAGAAAGAGAGAGCCAAAGGAAAACAAATGTTAAGTCTGTCCTTTTAAAGGGTAAATCATCTATAATCCCACCCTAAACCTATGTCCTTTTCTTAGTTAtacatttttctgttttttctttttatctgtgtgattactaaatatatatatcatcggaAATTAGTTTTAAACGATTGAATTACTCTATCCCACCTTGTTATTTCCCCTCTACTTATGTGTCATTATTACACCCATTCTGTTTTACTCGAAGGGTTAAACCTTTTTATTTCTGATTTAACTATAacagaaaacaaaacattttactAGCTCAAATAAcactaaaagaaaacaaaccttCACTGTGTACTATAGGAGCTGCACAATCTGTGGGTACCTTAATAAATAATAGAACAACTGAAGCAAAATCTTATATCAGAATTTTCATaacttgtatttatatatttttggaaacttATAACAGGTACTATTATTGTGTACAGGTAGGGCATTAAACAATATCACATACCTCTCGACACGGGTTGTAGCTATACTGACGGTGTAGATTATCACAACCATTCTAGGACATCTTAAACAAAATAGGAAAGAGTCGAAAGTACAGATTACCAATCGTTTTATCCCGGACACATGAAGATTTCCTCGAACGACAACTCACAAGACTGCTTTCTATGAACGGATACAACAATTCTACAGTAACATGATTGTCAGTGACATCAAAGATATTACACGGCGACGGCCAGTGGCTTAcccagaattttttttttaacctggatcattaattaatttaattatttatatgattaacATGACATATATGTACCAATTAAAATATCTTACATAACTAACACCACAACTCTGTTTTGTCGAAAAGGTGCACAAAGCATTATAATCCGACAACCCAATATCAGAACCTACCGTCCAAATTGAAATATTGATAcgatttattttaatcaatgttTTTACTAGCTTAAATTGGTTAATTTGATATAGTTAGGTTTCGGCTTGGACTGGACTGGTTTTTAGTGTTGTTGAAAAGTAATATTATACTAGGCgagatgaacattatatataaaaattattttaggtattatatatttttatatattatgaaataataaatatatattaaacaattaaaattttagtaattatcacatatataattaaattgatgcaaataaattttattaattcaaacaatatttttctatttgataggatatataattaaatttaaatgatattaacatatatagtgtatttttaatattaatgtatattaaatgatgttttctactcatatggttttttaggatttgtatcttttatagcaaAATCTTTAAATGActgataacaaaaaatttattgtgggattaatagttcaactaatttatattttttaaaaattaggctgtcaatgtttgttcaaagcttttatcaaaataaattgttcaatgtaaatttagaaattaaaatatttatgtatttatatggtatatattttaatttaaaactatatatatatattaatcctaataattaattaaattagacttttacttctatgattttttaatcatttgtatcttgtcattacaaaaattttaaatcatggatcagaaaatttgaatgtgaaaatttaacagttttagtaatttatggtcattttttaaaattaaaatataaagtatacagaaaaataaaaaaatattattatatggttaatgtggttgtttaatttattttaatagtttaaaattaaacaaatatgatagaagatacattaattttgttcaaatctttattactcaaaatcattaattctcatatatactttacccacattaggcaattctttaacttttatttaaggaaataataataaacattaataatgaatttatggttagcttaataaaaattttattatataattagatgaaccaacctatttaTCTAAAGATTTTAAGAGTCATCTTATTGATGACACGTGGGtacaaaaaaagttgtaatgtttctcgtTACTGTTCTTAGCGTTCGATCCCACTAATATTCAAAATGTTTCAGAATGTTTCTCGTTACTGTTCTCTACGTTTGATCCCACTGATATGCTAAACTAATCCCTATGAGCTATTATGCAAATTGAGAGGTGCAGTCCAATATTAAGGGCTTGAATCCACAAGGACTCTTGATCACTCAATAGATTCCAGTTATCGAATCAAACTAAACAAAATAGAATATAATGCaagtaaagaaaattaaaagtggttttatatgattaatgaaAAAGGCTAGACTCAAAGAAATTTGTAGGTAAATTAGAATTGAAGATCACTCAAATTTCTAAAGGTTTAATTAAGAACTATTCTTGAACTCAACGAAGaacaatcaaattaataaaCTTTCGTTGTAGATATTGTCTATGTATAATCCTAGaattcaaaacctctttgaaaattCAGCGGTTGAGACAAGCATCAAATATAGGTTTGTTAAGttcacaaaatatataaaccatatTTCTTTgtagatatgtattttgtttatcTAAGATTAGTTCATGCAATTAATATTTTCGCATCTAGCAAAAAACTAGATTCTAGCTTGTCAATCTAGAACTGGCATTAAGTACAATTtagatgaaaataaataaatttgtctACACTTTGAACTAACATGTATACATCGTTTTTGAATAGTATAAGAGATCACAATGTTATAACCCCTATAACTATGTAAACATTTTTGGTAAATCAGTAGAAAActttttgttatgaaaataaCCGTTGACTAGTTATTTTATAAACCAGTCAAAATTTTAGGAATGCGCAACCAATAAATTTGGAtgtgtataaatttaaaatagaaaatgtatttaatttaaaattttacaaaacaatagTTAGGTCCAAAtgaatgtttctgttttaacGAGAAATTGTTGAATTCTAATGTCCAACCATTTTTCGACAACAAAAATGTGgttataatattaattacataACTCATATTAGTTGATACATTTCTACTATGTTAACTAAGTGTAATTAATGATACATTAGTATTGTTTAGACACATGATCATGTGGTGGCATATATTTGATGTGACTAACAACTATTTTCTGATTATACAATATCACAcataatcaattttaaaacatatatgttttacaaaaaatttcatGTTCAACTTCATGATATATTCTTTGTTTTGAAAGGTGTGCTAAGACATAGAGCCTAGTTATTTATGTTGGGTTGTATCTTAATGACATATTTGATGTAGCTACAAATCTctgcattatatatatttttgaaaaaaatattacactGTACGgcagttttaagtttttaataacATTATACGGCAGTTATGATTACCGAGATAATTTTTCTTAACTAAAGTCACTGATCTAACTAAATGGTTCCACAATTTTTGGGAATTAGTCACCTTTCTTATTTTCTCGGGACCAGACAtttaaaacctaaaaatatattaaaaaaatttagaaatgatCAAAGCCTCTTCTTCACATCGTCACAGTTTTTCCACCATACCCGGAGCAAGTTCTTGCCGTCGCGCCTACACCGCCGTGGTCTGTTGAGGGTCATTGGATCGGATTTTTTCAGCCGCCGCAACACTTCCTTCGATATGCCGTGTTGTATCTCAACTCACCTTTCCTCCTCATGATTCATCGTCTCCGTGACTTTCATGCCTCTCTTACGCGTACTGAAACTGACACGATAAGCTTGAGAGCAACAATGGCTAATTTGAGCATTTTTGCATATTTGGTCCCTAAACTTATTGTTATTCATTTTTAATCGCAATATTTTTTAACTGTGAAAATTGATCTTTAATTTtgtcccaaacttcaaaaatttcattttaaccCCTTGTAGTACGAATACATCTATGAAAATACAATTAAACTAAAGACACACCTAAATGACttaaatgaacaaaaacaaatatgaagtatcaaaaaaatatatacaccaAATTGTACAACAGTACACATGTACAACAATAAACTATGTTCACAAATATTTTTACCATCCATATGTACAACAATACACATGTACATCAGATTTACATGTATACCTGAATTTGTTAGATAGATTTGCAATTTGCAATATTTTTTCACAGTTCACAGGTACACCGAATTGTACATTACACAAATAATGACAATCAATGCTTTGGATTGTGAATTTCTCCtcaaatataaacatgtaaattTCTCCTTAAATTAGGCATAATTTTTTAGATTGTGAACTATATCATGCGAATATGTATAAAAAGCCAATATAAATACCTTAAAACACAGCGAATGACTTAAGTTTACCAATTGTGTAGTTGAACCCTTGTTAATCTGATTATTGTACATGTCCACATGCAGAGATGGGTGTGTTGTGTAGCCTAAGTGTTGTCAAATGTTGATATTTAGTTAGGATTTTCAATAGACTGATGGGTTATGTTGGCTACATGGTgataaccaaaaatatattactAATAAGAGCATAAATGTGTAAATTGTAGAGCATGTGTGACTGAATGTaggtgtacacatgtacattaTGAATTTGTTGTATATATGTAcatttgtaaaatatatgtcCATGTGGACAGCAAAGTATGTGTACACCTATAAGAATCATTTTCATCAAAACACATATTTTACACTATTTCGATGTTTTGTATGTCTAAAGTATCAGCTATGATCTTGATGCAGTTTTTCTTGTGGCATATTTATACAATTGTGATATAATTTCATTGAATTTTAGTAGGCGTAATAGTGTATACAAGTTTGTGTGAATTAGATAATTTTACATGTGCACATTTATTGCATAGTGTTTACATAAGATTAACTAACCATAgtcaaaaatagtttttaaagtgTACACGAGTACAATAAAATTGACCAAGACTGGTGTACACGTGTACAACAAATATGATACTTTTCAGGTGTACAACTAAATACAGTAATATACATATACAACAATGACCTAATATCTTATGACGAACTAGAGATGACACATGTCATTCTTCAATAATATTCACCAGCgacggaggaagaagagaagatgagGCAGATGTAATAGAATGTGTATCTCTCACCGGAAATTGGTTCGTCGCAAATAACCTTTCCAGTAGTCCTTCTTTAACACCCTCAACCTTCGCCGTTTCtgccaaaatccaaaaataaaacttagatTCATTCTCGATTATAGATCCACCAAACACTCACCGTCGGCCTTCGCCTTCCCACGCCGTCTCCTCGACATCCTCCCCGGAACAACTTCCCTACAAATTTTTATCGCCGGAAATCGCCGTCttcacttttcttttcttcattgACTTTCCGGTATCTCTGTCTCACCTCGGTCAAAGATACCAAACGTAGATAATTGTTTCTACACGTCTGGTGAATTAAATCACATGTAATCTGTTTTGGGGTTCAccactaatttttaaatttcaaaaaatcacAGCACCAATTACCTTTTTTGGGGTCCACCACTAAACAAAAAACGTCTAACTAAAAATCACAGCACCAGTTACCTTTTTTTAAGGGGTAAGTTAAGACTTTTCACACATAAATTACCATATAGCAATAACTGCCTCAGAATGTAAATAAAACTCATAAACTGCCTTGTAGTGTAAATGATTCTTTTTGAAAAGCATAATATTTGTTAACTTGTAATACAACAATATTATCCAAATGACATAGGATTGTGAACTTgctacttaattttttttaatttggatttGCGACAGtgaatatataaaagttttcGCTTTTGAGAAAAGACCATCATCCAAATTACAAATATATCAATCGTTTATATCCTTTTGGGGGTTTAAACTTGTATTTATTTTGATTGAAGCGAATAGTAAACTTAAAATATGAAAGTGCatacattatttattattagtattcTTTATTAAATAAATGTTCTTAAATTTGAGATTGACAATATGTGTTGCAATATTGTTGGTCGGTATAGCAAAGAGGCGTGTTCGGGCAGCAATAACAGTCTTCTTCAAAAATATCGTCGCAACCATCAAGGACACAATTAGATCTATCAGGTTTTTTCGATCTCTCTATCCTCACACCTAAACATTAATTTGAAACACGCATCAACCCAACTTtcatgactctaaaattcaaagaggaaatatatataattgggATAAAAACTTATATTTCTAATTCATTAGGAAATTAGATTGAACAaacatatgtattttttattgattatatatatattatagagaGATTATGAATTGATGATTTTATTCACGTCATGTACAAAGTAT contains these protein-coding regions:
- the LOC106384619 gene encoding uncharacterized protein At4g04980-like isoform X1, with the translated sequence MFSKQKESSNNFSESHFQPVNSQSSPKASKNNKQDVKPSSSPNASSPMPIRSSKSILSRRTSSNLSPIGILKNASIREAKSPKTSSSPKWTCNFILMVELRRKIITFRDIIDLPPLDGSPTITDMVLHTMKDLQNICPEIINSSLVSEIRRANVDKVLDHFLNALKSMGDSWIDNSEWIAKSKYWSSSVGKNQSDRLVEKVLAALDGLIKMSKERFDKMEIDEKEEEKKDLISPRTAKTLSSRVLSPCESFSDSRSSFCGSPITPRSVLPEPVMGSLGKGGDFANSASHLLWNMRVQALEKLSPVDVKRLAIHIMSQKEAQEPDQSNLEDEINVVEQNKLKTNDVNMEKEETVVRDEQEDTITTLDSASESKLNVSDKSAFLPESLPPPPSPPLSTTNTAYLDSLPSQPPPPPPPPPLRPLIAKADNVSILPMPPPPPPPPPPPPLAPLPGTAAARLPPPPPPMKNRAPPPPPMPTTNRVVSGPLPTPPLMPQANGPAPPPPPPRMGVLSGAACPPPPPGAARSLRPKKAATKLKRSTQLGNLYRILKGKVEGRDPEARTGGGSGRKAGVGSAPAGGKQGMADALAEITKKSAYFQQIQEDVAKYMKSINELKIEITKFKTKDMTELLSFHSRVESILEKLTDETQVLARCEGFPQKKLEAIRMAAALFSKLHGMITELQNWKIEPPLNQLLDKVERYFTKIKGDIDTLDRTKDEEAKKFQSHNIHFDFNILVQIKETMVDISSSCMELALKEKRDAKLLSPDANPSMKKAVGSAKMLWRAFQFAFKVYTFAGGHDDRADSLTRELAHEIQTDPQNP
- the LOC106384619 gene encoding uncharacterized protein At4g04980-like isoform X2, which produces MLFGRKSASKLQPVNSQSSPKASKNNKQDVKPSSSPNASSPMPIRSSKSILSRRTSSNLSPIGILKNASIREAKSPKTSSSPKWTCNFILMVELRRKIITFRDIIDLPPLDGSPTITDMVLHTMKDLQNICPEIINSSLVSEIRRANVDKVLDHFLNALKSMGDSWIDNSEWIAKSKYWSSSVGKNQSDRLVEKVLAALDGLIKMSKERFDKMEIDEKEEEKKDLISPRTAKTLSSRVLSPCESFSDSRSSFCGSPITPRSVLPEPVMGSLGKGGDFANSASHLLWNMRVQALEKLSPVDVKRLAIHIMSQKEAQEPDQSNLEDEINVVEQNKLKTNDVNMEKEETVVRDEQEDTITTLDSASESKLNVSDKSAFLPESLPPPPSPPLSTTNTAYLDSLPSQPPPPPPPPPLRPLIAKADNVSILPMPPPPPPPPPPPPLAPLPGTAAARLPPPPPPMKNRAPPPPPMPTTNRVVSGPLPTPPLMPQANGPAPPPPPPRMGVLSGAACPPPPPGAARSLRPKKAATKLKRSTQLGNLYRILKGKVEGRDPEARTGGGSGRKAGVGSAPAGGKQGMADALAEITKKSAYFQQIQEDVAKYMKSINELKIEITKFKTKDMTELLSFHSRVESILEKLTDETQVLARCEGFPQKKLEAIRMAAALFSKLHGMITELQNWKIEPPLNQLLDKVERYFTKIKGDIDTLDRTKDEEAKKFQSHNIHFDFNILVQIKETMVDISSSCMELALKEKRDAKLLSPDANPSMKKAVGSAKMLWRAFQFAFKVYTFAGGHDDRADSLTRELAHEIQTDPQNP